The DNA window GAGCGCGATCTGCGCGTCGGCGGGTATCGCGACCGGCTCTTCGTCGAGCTGGCGCAGAATGCGGCCGACGCGGCGGCGCTCGCGGGCGAACCAGGAACTTTGCGGGTTTCCCTCGTCGGCGACGAGCTGCGCGCGGCGAACACCGGCGCCCCGCTCGACGCTCCCGGTGTGGCGTCGTTGGCGTCACTGCGCGCGTCCGCGAAGGACGAGCGCGCGGTCGGCCGGTTCGGGGTCGGCTTCGCCGCCGTCCTGGCGGTCACGACGGCCCCGCGGATCGTCTCCCGCGCCGGCGGCGTGGCGTTTTCCGCGGCCCGTACGCGCGAGGAGGCCGCCCGCGCCGGTGAGGTGCCGGTGCTCCGCCTGCCGTGGCCCGTCGGCGACGACGAGCCGCCGGTTCCGGCGGGCTTCGACACCGAGGTCCGGTTGCCGCTGGACACCGACGCCGAAGCGCTGCTCGACGCGCTCGCCGCCGAGGCGGAGGACCTGCTGCTCGCCCTGCCGTGGCTCGCGCGGATCGAGGTCGGGGAGTCCGCGTGGACCCGCTCCACCGCTGGCGACGTGGTCGAGCTGCGCGGCCCGGACGGCGCGGTCAAGCGCTGGCTGACGCACGCCGGGTGGGCGCTGCGCGTCGACGAGCGGGGCCGCCCGGAACCGCTCGACACGGATGTTCTCCACGCCCCGACGCCGACCGACGAGCGGCTTTCCCTGCCCGCTCGTCTGATGCTGTCGATCCCGCTCGAACCGTCGCGGCGACGCGTCCTCCCAGGGACCGGTGCCCGCGCCGCGCTCGGTGCCGCGGCGGGCGATTACCTCGGCCTCGCCAGGAAGGTCGACGCCGGACATCGCGCGAAATTGGTGCCACGCGCCGGGTTCCCGTTGTCCGAAGTGGACGGTGAACTGCGCGAACTGGTCACGCGGCGGCTCGCCGACGAACCGTGGCTGCCGTCTTCGCGCGGTGAGCTGCCCGGATCCGCCGCGCGGGTGCTGACGGTCGATTCCTCCGAACTGGTGCGGCTGGTCGCCGAATTCGTCCCCGGCCTGCTCGACGCCCCGTTGTGCGGCCACCTCACGGCCACCGCCCTCGCGCCAACAGGGGTGACGCCGATCGGCGCGGTCGAGGTCGTCGAAGCACTGACCGGTGTCGACAAATCGCCTTCCTGGTGGCGTGAACTCTACGACGTGCTGCGGCCGCTCCTGGAATCGCACGCGATCGCCGCGGACGACCTCGGGGCGATCGGAGTCCCGCTCGCGGACGGCCGCACGCTCCCCGGTCCGCGCGGCGCGCTCCTGTTCGGCGAACTTCTATCCGAAATGGACAGTGCTGGCCTGAGGGTCGTGCACCCCGATGCCGCGCACCCCTTGCTGGAACGCCTCGGTGCCAAGCGCGCCGAGGCCTCCGATCTCCTCGAAGCGCCAGAGCTGCGGGACGCGGTCGAGCGCAGCGTCGAAGACGCACTGTCCGGATTGGACATCCGGCCGCTGGCGTCGGTGGTGATCCGCTTGCTGGGCATGGCTCCCGGCGCGGCGGGCGACTGGTTGAGCGCGCTCGCGCTGCCCTGTTCGGACGGCTGGCGCCGCGCGGGCGAGCTGGTACTGCCGTCTTCGCCGCTGCTGGAAGTCTTCGACGAAGAAGTGTTCGAAGAGGACGGTCCGCTCGCCGTCCTCGACGCCGACTTCGCCGAGGATTGCCCGGCCGACGTGCTGACCGCGCTCGGTGTGCTGGACACCTTCGCCGTCGTCGCCGACGAGGATCCGGCCGCGCCGGAACACGACCTGTCCGACGAAGAGGCCTGGTGGGATTCGCTCGCGAACCCGCCGACGCGCCTGTACGCCCTGCGCGATCTGGACCTGGTCGCCGATGATGCCTGGCCCGCGGCGCTGCGCCTGATCGACGGCCGCCCCGAAACCCACCGCGCGTTGCACGAGCCCGGTGGCCACACCGGGTGGTGGCTCGCGCGCTACGCGCTTCTGGACGGCCGCGCGCCCGTCGAATGGCGGCTGCCCTGGGCCGACGAACTGGGCGGCCTGTACGACGCGGTGCCCGATCTCGGCCTGCCACCCGCGCTGCTCGCCGCGGTCGGCGTGAAGGCGAGCCTCGACGTCGCGGATCTCGACGAGGCAGCCGATCTGCTGGAGCGGCTGGGCGACCCGGCACGCGCGGTGCCGTCGGGCCTGGTGCTCAGCGCGCACGCCGCGCTCGTCGACGCCGATCTCGACCTCACCGAACTGGACGCGCCGGACACCGTGCGCGTGCTGGACGGTTCCGTCGCCGACGCGGAGGCGGTCGCCGTGCTGGACGCGCCGTGGCTGCTGGCCGTGCGCTCCACCGCGACGCTCACCGCGGCTTCGGAGCCGCACGTGCGGGCGGCCAGGCTCGCCGAAATCCTCGACCTGCCGCTCGCGAGCGAGAGCCAGCCGGAGGTTTCCGGCGACGGCGAGTACGCGCCGTGGGCCGAATTGCCCGCAGTGCGGATCGCGGCGGGCCTGCTGGGCATCGCGCTGCCGGACGGCGGCGTGCTCGTCCACGACGAACTGCTCGCGGGCGGGCGCGGGGTCCGCTGGTGGCACGATCTCCAGCAAGGCCGCCTGCACGCGGAGGACAGCTCGGAAGGCTTGGCGCGCGCGTTCGCCTGGGCGGCGGACCGCTGGGACGACCGGTTCGCGCTCGCGGCACTGATCGAGGACGCGGAACCGGCGAGCTGGCTCGGCTAGCGCACGCGCTGGGCGGTTTTCGAGCCGCGTTTGGCGGCGGCGCGCTGCCAGGTCATGATGCCCATGCCGATCAGGCTGATCACGATGCCGGCCAAGGAAGTCCACAGCCACGTGGTGTCGGCGAGCGCGGAGTTCAGCCGCAGCACGAGCAGCACCACGAAGGCGACGAGCCACACCGCGGTGCCGGCCACGACCACCGGGAACAGCGCGATCAGGCGCTCGGGCAGCTCGGGCGTCGGACGCAACGAGCCTTTAACATCCCCGGCGTTGATCGGTTCGGCCACGTCGGGAAGGGTACCCGGCGAGAACGCCGCAGCAGAGGGCAGGGAGCCATGTCAGCGCACGAAACGACCCGGCTCGACCGGTTCTTCAAGATCAGCGAGCGCGGCTCGACACCGGCCCGCGAGGTCAGGGGCGGGCTGGTCACGTTCGTCACGATGGCCTACATCGTGGTGCTGAACCCGCTGATCATCGGCAGCTCGTCGGCCGACGACGCGGGCGCGCACAAGGACATCTTCGGCGCCATCCTGCCTTCGGGCCAGGTCGCCGCGGTGACCGCGCTGGTGGCAGGCGTGCTGACCATCCTTTTCGGACTGATCGCGAACTACCCGTTCGCGCTGGCCACCGGTCTCGGCATCAACTCGCTGCTGGCGGTGAGCGTCGCGCCGCAGATGAGCTGGCCCGCCGCGATGGGGCTGGTCGTGGTGAACGGCGTCGTGGTGCTGGTGCTCGTGCTGACCGGCGTCCGCACGATGGTGTTCAACGCGGTGCCGAACGAGCTGAAGGCCGCGATCGCGGTCGGGATCGGGTTGTTCATCTGCCTGATCGGGCTGGTGGACGCGGGGTTCGTGCGCAGGCTGCCGGACGCCGCGAAGACCACCGTGCCGGTGGGGCTCGGGATCGACGGGTCGATCGCGTCGTGGCCGACCGCGGTGTTCGTGTTCGGGCTCATCGTCACCGGCGTGCTGGTGGCGAAGCGGGTGAAGGGCGCGATCCTGATCGGCGTGCTCGCGGGCACGGTGCTGTCCATCGTGATCGAGGCGATCGCGAAGGCGGGGCCGTCCAAGGGCGTCAACCCGAAGGGCTGGAACCTCGGCTACCCGGCGCTGCCCGACCACGTCGCGGGCGTGCCCGATCTGTCGCTGCTGGGGCGCTTCAACTTCGACGCCTGGACCCAGGTGCCCGCGATCACCGCCGCGCTGCTGGTGTTCACGCTCGTCCTGACCGATTTCTTCGACACCATCGGCACCATGACCGGGCTCGGCAAGGAAGGCGATTTGATCGGGAAGGACGGTCAGTTGCCCGGTGTCGGCAAGGCGCTGTTCGTCGACGGGCTCGGCGCCGTCGCGGGCGGCGCGGCGTCGTCGAGTTCCAACACCGTGTTCGTCGAATCCGCGTCGGGGATCGCGGAGGGCGCGCGCACCGGGCTCGCGAACGTGGTGACCGGGTTGCTGTTCATCGCGGCCATGTTCTTCACCCCGCTGTACGAGGTCGTCCCGGTGGAGGCGGCGGCACCGGCGCTCGTCGTGGTCGGCGCGCTGATGATCCGCCAGATCGTCGAGATCGACTTCCGCGACTTCACGATCGGGCTCCCCGCGTTCCTGACGATCGTGGTCACCCCGTTCACCTACTCGATCGCCAACGGGATCGGCGCCGGGTTCGTGAGCTTCGTGGTGATCCGCACGTGCACCGGGAAGGCGCGGCAGGTGCATCCGCTGATGTGGGTGGTTTCGGCCGCTTTCGTCGTCTACTTCGTGATGGGCCCGATCCAGGCGGCGTTCCGATGATCGGCCCCGTGGTGAAATTCACCCCGCCGCGGGCCGATCGTGAGGTATGCTAACTAAGTGTCCGGCGCGCGCGAAGCATCACTGGCGAGTCGGCTCCGGATCGCGGTCGTGCGGCTCAACCGCAGGCTCCGAGCCCAGCGCACCACGGAAACCGTGTCACTGACCCAGGTTTCCGCACTGTCCACTTTGTACAAATGTGGTGCGCTCACGCCCGGCAGGCTGGCCGCGAAGGAGGGCGTCCAGCCCCCGTCGATGACCAGGGTCATCGCGGCGCTGGAAGAAATCGGGTACGTGGCGCGAAACCCGCACCCGACCGACGGCAGGCAGGCGATCGTGGAGATCACCGAAGCGGGCCTCGAATTCGTCCGCGAGGAGATTTCCGCGCGGGAAGCGTGGCTGGACCACCGGCTCGCCGAGCTGAGCGAGGAAGAGCGCGAAGTGCTGGCGAAGGCGGCGGATCTCATCGACAGGATGGCGGGGAACTAGCGGGCCGAAAGCGGCCCGATCCAGGGGGTGGCGACAAAACAGTGCCGACCAACGCGGGTAGCCGAGAACAGTCCGTCCCGAAGACCATCGCTACCCCGGATCCGGCACCGCCGCCAGGCGAGGACGCCGCCGCGCCGCCGCCGACCCCCGAGGAGCCGGGGAGACCGGAAAGCGGCAGCCGTTTCGCGATGTTCTCGTCGCTGCGCGTGCGCAACTACCGGTTGTTCTTCAGCGGCCAGGTCATCTCGAACATCGGCACCTGGATGCAGCGCATCGCCCAGGACTGGCTGGTGTTCAGCCTCAGCGGCAACAACCCGGTCGCGCTCGGTGTCGCGGTCGCGCTGCAGTTCACCCCGATCCTGCTGCTTTCGCTGTGGGCCGGGGTGCTCGCGGACCGCGTCGACAAGCGCAGGCTGCTGATCCTCATCCAGAGCCTCACCTGCGTGCAGGCCGTCGCGCTCGGCCTGCTCGACATCACCGGCGCCGTCGAGCTGTGGCACGTCTACCTGCTGTGCTTCGCGCTCGGCACGTGCGCGGCGCTGGAAGTGCCGACGCGCCAGTCGTTCGTCGCCGAAATGGTCGGCCGAGACCAGGTCGCCAACGCGGTCGCGCTGAACTCCTCGATCTTCAACATGGCCAGGATCGTCGGGCCCGCCATCGCCGGGTTCGCGATCACCCTGGTCGGCACCGGCTGGCTGTTCCTGGCGAACGCGGCCAGCACGATCGCGGTGATCACCGGGCTCGCGCTGATGAACCCCGACAAGCTGTTCCGCGGACCGGGGATCGCCCGCGCGAAAGGTCAGCTACGCGAAGGGCTCCGGTACGTGCGCGGCCGCTCGGACCTGATGACCGTGATGGTGCTGGTGTTCTTCGTCAGCACGTTCGGCATCACGTTCTTCACCTCGCTCGCGGTGGTCGCGGGCAACGTCTTCCACACCGCCGCCGACGGCTACGGCCTGCTGTCCACGATGCTCGCGATCGGGACGTTCACCGGCGCGCTGATGGCCGCGCGCCGCGGCGTGAAGGGCAGACCGAGGGTGCGCCTGCTGCTGGTGGCCGCTGGCGGGCTCGGCGTGCTGGAGTTCGCGACCGCGTTCATGCCGACCTACCTCGCCTTCGGGCTCGCGCTGATCCCGCTGGGCTACGCCACGATCACCTTCCTCAACACCGCGAACGCGATCGTGCAGACCGCGGTGAGCCCGGAGATGCGCGGCCGCGTGATGGGCCTGTACGTGCTGGTCCTCGTCGGCGGCAACCCGATCGGCGGCCCGATGACCGGGTGGATGGCCGACGCCTTCGGCGGCCGTTCCCCGTTCATCATCGGCGGCGCGCTGTCCGCCGTGGCGGCGCTGGTGTGCGCGGTGGTGCTGGTGCGGCGCGGCGGGGTGAGCCTCGGCCGGGTGCTGGTGCGCCGGGAGCCGAGGGTGGACGTCAGCTCTGGGTGAGCGCGGGGACGACGCGCTCGACGAACGACTGGAACGCCGCCGTGGTCATCGCCTTGCCGGGGTTGGTGAAGGTGACCGTGTCGGTGGTCTTCTCCGACAGCCGGACCGCGATGGTGTCGCCTTCGACGGAGGCGGGCAGCCCGGCGAGCTTGCCGGGGAAGGTGCGCGGCGTGACGTCGAGCCGGTAGACGGCGTGCACACCGTTCACCACGCAGGTGCCTTCGAACTTGGCCTTCGCGGCCTGCGGTGACGTGTGGGCTTCCTTCGCCATCGCCGCGCAGAGCCGCCACGAGACGATCGGCCACGGCTGGCCGAGCACGCCGCTACCGGGGATCTCCTCGCGCGGCTGCGAGGAGATCGTGCCCTCGGCGGTGGCCGCCGGGAGCGCCGGGCCGGGCGCGGTGGTGGCCTTGATCAGTTCGTCGGCGAGCGCCACGGCCTGGCGGTCCATCGGCAGGTCCGCCCGGTTGATCGTGGCGCGCTGGTTGATGTTGACCGAAAGCTGCGGGCGCACGCCGCTGGTCTCGCTGTGCGGTCCGTCGGCGAGCCGCACGGCGACGGTGGCGCCGAGCCGGTCGGGGAGCCGCTGCAGCTGACCCTGCCGCTGCCCGACGGGAACCTGTTGCGCGCCTTCGGGCGGCGGTGAGGGCAGCGAGAGCTGGACGCGGATGTCGAGGCGGTCGGTGAGCACGTGGCAGCCGCCGGACCATTCGATCTCGCGCAGGCTCTTGGTGCCGAGCACGGTGTCCCACTGCTCCTGCGGCAGCGCCTCGCACAGCGCGTTGCTGGCTGTCGGCTCGGGGAGCGCGGTGACCATCTCGCCGGTCGGCTTCGGCACGGGATGCGGGAGCTGGCCGTTCTGCGACGGCCACGATTGCGGCAGCCCCGGCGGCGGCGACTGGTCGATGGTGCCGAGCCCGCGGGTCCAGAGGTAGCCGGCGGCGGTGCCGACGCAGGCGAACACGAGGAGCGCGCCGACGGTGATGGTGAGGGCGGTCGACCTCTTGATCAGCCGGGCGCTCATCAGAATCCTCCCCTTTTTCCGTGGGTACGCGCTGGTGGGCCGCGTGGTACGTGCTCGCGGGTGCCGTGCGGGCGGCGCCGGTGCCGCCGTGCCGGGCCAGCCGAGGGGAAAACCTAGTCCGTCCGAAGGGCTGGCGGGGCGTGTTCTGCAAATTACGCGCCTACGCCGGGTGAGTGAGACGTGGGTCTCCGTGAACTCCCCCTTGCCCCGGCGACTCAGGTTAGGCTAACCTCATACATGTCCGCTTCGTGGTGGGAGCGGCAGTCAGTTCGGGAACGGACGGGGTCCCGTCGCTGGAGCGATCCGGTGGCGGGACCCCGTTTCCCGTTACGGGGAGTGTGCACGAAAAAAGGGGCCCTCCGTAAGGGAGGACCCCGATCTTCTCGCCGCTTGGACGATCAGGACAGCAGCAGGCCGTTACCGCCCGAGCGGGCGTTCTCGAAGCGCTTGCTGATCTCGTCCCAGTTGAAGATGTTCCAGAGCGCCTTCACGTAGTCCGGCTTCACGTTCTTGTAGTCGAGGTAGAAGGCGTGCTCCCACACGTCGACCAGCAGGATCGGCACGGTCGGCAGGATCAGGTTGTTGTGGTGGTCCCGCAGCTGCTGGGTGATCAGCGTCTTGCCGATCGGGTCCCAGGACAGCGCGCCCCAGCCGTTCCCCTGGATCGTGGTGGACACCGCGGTGAACTGCGCCTTGAACTTGTCGAAGGAGCCGAACGCCTCGTCGATCGCCGCGGCAAGCTCGCCGGTCGGCTTGTCGCCGCCGTTGGGCGACAGGATCTTCCACCACACGACGTGGTTCGCGTGCCCGGCGAGGTTGAAGGCGAGGGTGGTTTCGAGGCCGACGATGGATCCGAAGTCCTCGGCCTCGCGCGCGGCGGCCAGCTTCTCCAGCGTGTCGTTCGCGCCCTTGACGTAGGTCGCGTGGTGCTTGCTGTGGTGCAGCTCGTTGATCTCACCCGAGATGTGCGGTGCGAGGGCGCCGTAGTCGTAGTCGAGATCGGGGAGCTCGTACAGGGCCATTAGCCCTCCTTCTTCTGTGTATCGACGCTGTTGCTGCCGGGTCCGAACTTAGTAGCACTCGCCGTCGGGCGGCGACCTGGGGCGCCGCCGTCTTCACAGGTGGAACCCCCTGCTGGCGGTACCCGGTGGTGCCCGGCCTGAAACCCAGCCTGCTCCCTCTACCTAGATCGAGGTCAACGTCGATGTGACGCGGGTCGCCGCGCGCAGTTCGCGGGCTAAACGTCGTCAGCTCGCCTCAGGCGGCGAGGTGGTCGTCCATGCGGTCGGCGAGCTCGGTGAAGACCGCGATGTTGCATTCGAACGCGGCGAGCGTCTCGTCGATGACCTTCGCGCGCTCGGCTTCGTCCCACGGCGCGGTGTCGAGGAGGCCGCGGTACCGGTCGCGGAACGCGGGCGCGCTCATCGGCAGGTCGAACCGGTAGAAGAGCGAGCCGGGACCGTCGATCCGGTAGTTCTTTTCCAGCAGCCGCCGGATGACCTGGCCGCCCGCGATGTCGCCGAGGTAGCGCGTGTAGTGGTGCGCGACGTACCCGCCCGCCCAGTCGAAGGCGACCGAGCGGATCCGGTCGGCGTAGGCGCGCGTGGCGGGCAGCGGCTCGATCGTGGCCCGCCAATCGGGTCCGACGAGGAACTCGAGGTCGGCGTCGAGCGAGGGCATCCGCCGCAGCTCGTCGAACACGAACGCGCCGCCGACCTTGTCGCCGGTCATCGCCGTCGAAGCCTGCTCGATGGCGCCGTAGATGTAGTGGTACTGGACCGCGAGCTGGGTGTACCCGGACAGCGTCAGCGCGCCGCCGAGCAGGGCGTCCAT is part of the Amycolatopsis sp. CA-230715 genome and encodes:
- a CDS encoding MarR family winged helix-turn-helix transcriptional regulator produces the protein MSGAREASLASRLRIAVVRLNRRLRAQRTTETVSLTQVSALSTLYKCGALTPGRLAAKEGVQPPSMTRVIAALEEIGYVARNPHPTDGRQAIVEITEAGLEFVREEISAREAWLDHRLAELSEEEREVLAKAADLIDRMAGN
- a CDS encoding biliverdin-producing heme oxygenase, producing MPVATTEAPLDQAPFSAVLRRSTLGVHDRANHSRYMDALLGGALTLSGYTQLAVQYHYIYGAIEQASTAMTGDKVGGAFVFDELRRMPSLDADLEFLVGPDWRATIEPLPATRAYADRIRSVAFDWAGGYVAHHYTRYLGDIAGGQVIRRLLEKNYRIDGPGSLFYRFDLPMSAPAFRDRYRGLLDTAPWDEAERAKVIDETLAAFECNIAVFTELADRMDDHLAA
- a CDS encoding NCS2 family permease, coding for MSAHETTRLDRFFKISERGSTPAREVRGGLVTFVTMAYIVVLNPLIIGSSSADDAGAHKDIFGAILPSGQVAAVTALVAGVLTILFGLIANYPFALATGLGINSLLAVSVAPQMSWPAAMGLVVVNGVVVLVLVLTGVRTMVFNAVPNELKAAIAVGIGLFICLIGLVDAGFVRRLPDAAKTTVPVGLGIDGSIASWPTAVFVFGLIVTGVLVAKRVKGAILIGVLAGTVLSIVIEAIAKAGPSKGVNPKGWNLGYPALPDHVAGVPDLSLLGRFNFDAWTQVPAITAALLVFTLVLTDFFDTIGTMTGLGKEGDLIGKDGQLPGVGKALFVDGLGAVAGGAASSSSNTVFVESASGIAEGARTGLANVVTGLLFIAAMFFTPLYEVVPVEAAAPALVVVGALMIRQIVEIDFRDFTIGLPAFLTIVVTPFTYSIANGIGAGFVSFVVIRTCTGKARQVHPLMWVVSAAFVVYFVMGPIQAAFR
- a CDS encoding MFS transporter: MFSSLRVRNYRLFFSGQVISNIGTWMQRIAQDWLVFSLSGNNPVALGVAVALQFTPILLLSLWAGVLADRVDKRRLLILIQSLTCVQAVALGLLDITGAVELWHVYLLCFALGTCAALEVPTRQSFVAEMVGRDQVANAVALNSSIFNMARIVGPAIAGFAITLVGTGWLFLANAASTIAVITGLALMNPDKLFRGPGIARAKGQLREGLRYVRGRSDLMTVMVLVFFVSTFGITFFTSLAVVAGNVFHTAADGYGLLSTMLAIGTFTGALMAARRGVKGRPRVRLLLVAAGGLGVLEFATAFMPTYLAFGLALIPLGYATITFLNTANAIVQTAVSPEMRGRVMGLYVLVLVGGNPIGGPMTGWMADAFGGRSPFIIGGALSAVAALVCAVVLVRRGGVSLGRVLVRREPRVDVSSG
- a CDS encoding sacsin N-terminal ATP-binding-like domain-containing protein; its protein translation is MTTDPFGTERLRVSVLAAWRDSPTRFTEDTNAERDLRVGGYRDRLFVELAQNAADAAALAGEPGTLRVSLVGDELRAANTGAPLDAPGVASLASLRASAKDERAVGRFGVGFAAVLAVTTAPRIVSRAGGVAFSAARTREEAARAGEVPVLRLPWPVGDDEPPVPAGFDTEVRLPLDTDAEALLDALAAEAEDLLLALPWLARIEVGESAWTRSTAGDVVELRGPDGAVKRWLTHAGWALRVDERGRPEPLDTDVLHAPTPTDERLSLPARLMLSIPLEPSRRRVLPGTGARAALGAAAGDYLGLARKVDAGHRAKLVPRAGFPLSEVDGELRELVTRRLADEPWLPSSRGELPGSAARVLTVDSSELVRLVAEFVPGLLDAPLCGHLTATALAPTGVTPIGAVEVVEALTGVDKSPSWWRELYDVLRPLLESHAIAADDLGAIGVPLADGRTLPGPRGALLFGELLSEMDSAGLRVVHPDAAHPLLERLGAKRAEASDLLEAPELRDAVERSVEDALSGLDIRPLASVVIRLLGMAPGAAGDWLSALALPCSDGWRRAGELVLPSSPLLEVFDEEVFEEDGPLAVLDADFAEDCPADVLTALGVLDTFAVVADEDPAAPEHDLSDEEAWWDSLANPPTRLYALRDLDLVADDAWPAALRLIDGRPETHRALHEPGGHTGWWLARYALLDGRAPVEWRLPWADELGGLYDAVPDLGLPPALLAAVGVKASLDVADLDEAADLLERLGDPARAVPSGLVLSAHAALVDADLDLTELDAPDTVRVLDGSVADAEAVAVLDAPWLLAVRSTATLTAASEPHVRAARLAEILDLPLASESQPEVSGDGEYAPWAELPAVRIAAGLLGIALPDGGVLVHDELLAGGRGVRWWHDLQQGRLHAEDSSEGLARAFAWAADRWDDRFALAALIEDAEPASWLG
- a CDS encoding superoxide dismutase, with product MALYELPDLDYDYGALAPHISGEINELHHSKHHATYVKGANDTLEKLAAAREAEDFGSIVGLETTLAFNLAGHANHVVWWKILSPNGGDKPTGELAAAIDEAFGSFDKFKAQFTAVSTTIQGNGWGALSWDPIGKTLITQQLRDHHNNLILPTVPILLVDVWEHAFYLDYKNVKPDYVKALWNIFNWDEISKRFENARSGGNGLLLS
- a CDS encoding DUF2530 domain-containing protein, with product MRPTPELPERLIALFPVVVAGTAVWLVAFVVLLVLRLNSALADTTWLWTSLAGIVISLIGMGIMTWQRAAAKRGSKTAQRVR